The genomic region TAGTTCAAACTGCAACTACTGGATATGACTTAGTTATATAGTAACACATGGAACGTCTCTTTGAACTTATGAGGGGCGTTCTAATCAATTTTAAAGTTTAATTGGAGGAATAACTCGATGGAACTAGATTTAATGGCTCTAGTGTCAAATTTAGGTTTCCCTGCTATCGTTACAATGTATTTGTTAATTAGAATAGAAGGTAAGCTTGAAAATTTAAGCACTAGCATAAATTCACTTAGTTCAAATATATATGAATTGAATAATAAAAAATAGGAAGTGTATCTGTTGAATTTTTTCAAAAGATGCACTTCCTATTTCTTGTTAATTATCTATTAAACCATAAATTTGCCAAAATATATAATTAATGTGTTTTTATTTTTTATTATATTTCATTTCAAAAATTCTCTTTAACTCAAATGCTTGTGATCTTATATTATTTTGTTTTAAAAATTCCTCAACTTGACCTTGAGTCCATCCTTCTTTTTTTATCCTATACATTCTATCTATTATTCCACTTCTCACAATATCTCTAGGAACTAATTTAAAATCTTGTAAATATATATTCAAGGTCTTAATCCTTTGATTAAAACCTGCTAATTTCATAGGTTGAATTCCATAGTTATTTTTACTATATGGCTTTGTTTTTATAACATATGGGGATTTAAAATTTAGCTCAAAACTATCAGATGTACTTCCTTCCACCGTATCATCTAAGTG from Paraclostridium bifermentans harbors:
- a CDS encoding YvrJ family protein — translated: MELDLMALVSNLGFPAIVTMYLLIRIEGKLENLSTSINSLSSNIYELNNKK